One Mycolicibacterium sarraceniae genomic window carries:
- a CDS encoding NAD kinase produces the protein MTSERVILLVVHTGRDEATETARRVEKVLAANGIALRVLPAEVLGSDTEVVDADANAAVGCELVLVLGGDGTFLRAAELARNAEIPVLGINLGRIGFLAEAEAEVIDTVLDHVVARSYRVEERMTLDITVRAKDEVVARGWALNEASLEKGARLGVIGVVLEIDGRPVSSFGCDGVLLSSPTGSTAYAFSAGGPVVWPDLEAIIVVPNNAHALFARPMVTSPTALIAIEIEDDSHDALVFCDGRREMRVPAGGRLEVTKCTTPLKWVRLDSAPFTDRLVRKFRLPVTGWRGQ, from the coding sequence ATGACTTCTGAGCGGGTGATCCTGCTCGTCGTGCACACCGGCCGCGACGAGGCCACCGAGACGGCTCGTCGGGTGGAAAAGGTGCTGGCCGCCAACGGGATCGCGTTACGGGTGCTTCCCGCCGAGGTCCTGGGGTCCGACACCGAGGTCGTGGATGCCGACGCTAATGCCGCGGTCGGTTGTGAACTGGTGTTGGTGCTCGGCGGCGACGGCACCTTCCTGCGGGCCGCTGAACTGGCCCGCAATGCGGAGATCCCGGTGCTGGGAATCAACCTTGGCCGCATCGGTTTCCTGGCCGAGGCCGAAGCCGAGGTCATCGACACCGTCCTCGACCACGTCGTCGCCCGTAGTTACCGGGTCGAGGAACGGATGACACTGGACATCACCGTCCGCGCCAAAGATGAGGTCGTTGCCCGAGGCTGGGCGCTCAACGAGGCCAGTCTGGAGAAAGGCGCTCGGCTCGGTGTCATCGGCGTCGTTTTGGAGATCGACGGCAGGCCGGTGTCGTCGTTCGGCTGTGACGGCGTGCTGTTGTCCAGCCCGACCGGGTCCACCGCTTACGCGTTCTCGGCCGGTGGCCCAGTGGTGTGGCCAGATCTGGAGGCAATCATCGTGGTGCCCAACAACGCTCACGCGTTGTTCGCCCGCCCGATGGTCACCAGTCCGACGGCGCTGATCGCGATCGAGATCGAGGACGACAGCCACGATGCGCTGGTGTTCTGCGACGGCCGCCGGGAGATGCGGGTGCCGGCCGGCGGGCGACTCGAGGTGACCAAATGCACGACGCCGCTGAAGTGGGTGCGGCTGGATAGTGCGCCGTTCACCGACCGGCTAGTGCGCAAATTCCGCCTGCCGGTCACCGGCTGGCGGGGGCAGTGA
- the recN gene encoding DNA repair protein RecN, which yields MLAEIRIESLGAISAAIAEFDRGLTVLTGETGTGKTMVVTGLHLLGGARADATRVRSGAERAVVEGRFATAELDDATAAKIDEILDSSGADRDDDGSIIALRTVSREGPSRAYLGGRSVPAKSLTTFTTGLLALHGQNDQLRLMRPEEQRAALDRFAGVDTKLERYRKLRDQWQVARRDLVDRTNRARELAQEADRLKFALTEIDGVDPAPGEDETLVADIRRLSELDALREAVAGARVNLSVDELADGEPHSATDTLGRAAALLQSADDPALGALARQLTEALTVVGDVARELGDFLGELPDDASALETKLARQAELRSLTRKYAADVNGVLAWAKQSRERLAQLDVSEDALAGLGRRVDELAGQVSTAALELSRVRTKAAKGLAKAITAELTGLAMTHADFTVAVSLMPARDDDSAPLRLPSGETVHAGSEGIDLVDFGFTAHRGTDVLPLNKSASGGELSRVMLALEVVLAASAEGTTMVFDEVDAGVGGRAAVQIGRRLARLARSHQVIVVTHLPQVAAYADSHLVVDSAGNGTSEVRRLDTEQRVGELARMLAGLGESDTGRAHARELLEAARSDKEIS from the coding sequence ATGCTGGCTGAGATCCGGATCGAATCACTGGGCGCGATCAGCGCTGCGATCGCGGAGTTCGACCGCGGCCTGACGGTGCTCACCGGCGAGACGGGCACCGGCAAGACGATGGTGGTGACCGGCCTGCATCTGCTGGGCGGGGCGCGCGCCGACGCCACCCGAGTGCGATCTGGTGCCGAGCGAGCGGTCGTCGAAGGCCGGTTCGCCACTGCCGAACTCGACGACGCGACCGCCGCCAAAATCGACGAGATCCTCGACTCGTCCGGCGCGGATCGTGACGACGACGGAAGCATCATCGCCCTGCGCACGGTCAGCAGGGAGGGCCCGTCGCGGGCATATCTGGGCGGGCGCAGTGTGCCAGCCAAGTCGCTGACCACGTTCACCACCGGGCTTCTCGCCCTGCACGGGCAGAACGACCAGCTGCGCCTGATGCGCCCCGAGGAGCAGCGCGCCGCACTGGACCGATTCGCGGGCGTCGACACCAAGTTGGAGCGCTACCGGAAACTGCGCGACCAGTGGCAGGTGGCTCGCCGCGACCTCGTCGACCGGACTAATCGTGCCCGCGAACTGGCCCAGGAGGCCGACCGGCTCAAGTTCGCGCTCACCGAGATCGATGGTGTCGATCCGGCGCCGGGTGAAGACGAGACTCTGGTGGCCGATATCCGGCGGCTCTCCGAACTCGACGCGCTGCGCGAGGCCGTCGCGGGCGCTCGTGTGAATTTGTCGGTAGACGAGCTGGCTGACGGCGAACCCCATTCGGCGACAGACACTTTGGGCCGTGCTGCGGCGCTGCTGCAGTCGGCCGACGACCCTGCGCTCGGTGCGCTGGCCCGTCAGCTCACCGAGGCGTTGACGGTCGTCGGTGACGTCGCTCGTGAGCTTGGCGACTTCCTGGGCGAGCTACCCGATGACGCGAGCGCACTGGAGACCAAGCTCGCCCGCCAGGCTGAGCTGCGCAGCCTGACCCGCAAGTACGCTGCCGATGTCAACGGCGTGCTGGCGTGGGCCAAGCAATCCCGCGAGCGGCTGGCGCAGCTGGACGTCTCCGAGGATGCGCTGGCCGGACTGGGCCGCCGCGTCGATGAGCTCGCCGGCCAGGTGAGCACTGCCGCGCTGGAGCTGTCCAGGGTTCGGACCAAGGCCGCCAAGGGCCTGGCGAAGGCGATCACCGCAGAGCTCACCGGCCTAGCGATGACCCACGCTGACTTCACGGTGGCGGTGTCATTGATGCCGGCCCGCGACGATGACAGTGCGCCGCTGCGATTGCCGTCCGGAGAAACCGTCCACGCCGGCAGCGAGGGCATTGACCTGGTGGATTTCGGTTTCACCGCGCACCGCGGCACCGATGTCCTGCCGCTGAATAAGAGCGCGTCCGGCGGCGAGCTGTCCCGCGTCATGCTGGCGCTCGAGGTGGTGCTGGCGGCCTCGGCAGAGGGCACCACGATGGTGTTCGACGAGGTGGATGCCGGCGTGGGTGGTCGGGCCGCGGTCCAGATCGGGCGCCGGCTGGCGCGGCTGGCTCGCAGTCATCAGGTCATCGTCGTCACGCACCTGCCGCAGGTCGCCGCCTACGCCGACAGCCACCTGGTCGTCGACAGTGCCGGTAACGGCACCAGCGAGGTACGCCGCCTGGACACCGAGCAGCGCGTGGGTGAGCTGGCTCGCATGTTGGCGGGGCTCGGCGAATCCGACACCGGGCGCGCCCATGCGCGCGAGCTGTTGGAGGCCGCGCGGAGCGACAAGGAAATCAGCTGA